One genomic segment of Coffea arabica cultivar ET-39 chromosome 6e, Coffea Arabica ET-39 HiFi, whole genome shotgun sequence includes these proteins:
- the LOC113694524 gene encoding uncharacterized protein: MARMGEGDKRWIVEDRPDGTNVHNWHWAETDCLEWSRNFFKKTLSDQSLLNGEGNLFIKINKVDKLDGEAYVNIRKGKIIPGYELSLVVSWEGEAKDSDGNSVLKSEGTVEIPYISDENADEDPELRVTVKDDGPICKRLKEAFLAKGKPFVLEQVRAYVSAMANGGPAKEELEVKKVAKKTASAGSGDEKAVAAAAPVVEKMEVVKKEKKKEGFKTITMTEKFSCGARYLFEILMDENRWKGFTQSNARISKEVNGEFSIFNGSVTGTNVELQEGKLIVQKWRFGSWPDGIHSMVRLTFDEPEPGITIVKLIHSDVPEEDRYGNATVVENTERGWRDLIFHKIRAVFGFGI; encoded by the exons ATGGCGAGAATGGGCGAAGGAGACAAGAGATGGATCGTCGAAGACCGCCCCGACGGCACTAACGTCCACAATTGGCATTGGGCCGAGACAGATTGTCTTGAATGGTCCCgcaatttcttcaagaaaacccTCTCCGATCAATCCCTATTAAATGGCGAAGGCAATCTCTTCATTAAGATAAACAAGGTCGATAAACTCGACGGCGAAGCCTACGTCAATATCCGTAAGGGGAAAATCATCCCTGGGTACGAATTGAGCCTCGTAGTTTCATGGGAAGGTGAAGCCAAAGATTCCGATGGTAATTCAGTGCTTAAATCCGAGGGGACCGTAGAGATACCTTATATTTCCGATGAGAACGCCGACGAAGATCCGGAGCTTAGAGTTACGGTGAAGGACGATGGGCCAATCTGCAAAAGATTAAAGGAGGCCTTCTTAGCTAAAGGGAAACCGTTTGTGCTGGAGCAAGTTAGGGCTTACGTCAGTGCAATGGCGAATGGTGGGCCCGCGAAAGAGGAGCTGGAGGTGAAGAAAGTGGCAAAGAAGACTGCTTCTGCTGGTAGTGGTGATGAGAAGGCAGTGGCGGCTGCTGCTCCGGTGGTGGAGAAGATGGAGGTggtgaagaaggagaagaagaaagaagggttTAAGACGATTACAATGACAGAGAAGTTTAGTTGTGGGGCGAGGTATTTGTTTGAGATATTGATGGATGAGAATAGGTGGAAGGGTTTTACGCAGAGTAATGCTAGGATTAGTAAGGAGGTGAATGGGGAGTTTAGCATATTTAATGGGTCGGTGACTGGGACTAATGTGGAGTTACAAGAGGGCAAGCTAATTGTGCAGAAGTGGCGGTTCGGTAGCTGGCCTGATGGCATTCACTCAATG GTGCGACTAACCTTTGATGAGCCTGAACCTGGGATTACAATTGTCAAGCTCATACATAGTGATGTTCCAGAGGAAGACAG ATATGGAAACGCAACTGTGGTGGAGAATACGGAGAGGGGATGGAGGGATCTTATTTTCCACAAAATACGAGCAGTTTTTGGTTTTGGAATATGA